One Corallococcus silvisoli DNA segment encodes these proteins:
- a CDS encoding glycosyltransferase family 2 protein, which produces MTKPSVSVIIPAYNVEAYLGAAIDSVFEQSHPSLEIVIVDDCSRDRTVEVAERYQDARIRVLRNEQNQGPSQSRNIAIDHAQGEWVAVLDADDWWKPQRLERLLALAETSQAAIVCDDLLLVPEGEPHPKVTFFQTQARRWGRIEKPFQVDALKMAVDDYGFLKPMFRKSFLDARELRYKPALRAGEDFEFLLRCLLGGGQMVVSHEAMYCYRSRADSLTADPVKCLTRILDMADELLGSLDPHAHGQVVEAMGLYRGRKQGELEDARFRGPLQKGAWGECMALALRNPAKLPRYMPMVGRQLLALAVSRARGGAAAR; this is translated from the coding sequence ATGACGAAACCATCCGTGTCCGTCATCATCCCTGCATACAACGTGGAGGCATATCTGGGTGCCGCCATCGACTCGGTGTTTGAGCAATCACACCCGAGCCTTGAGATTGTCATCGTCGATGATTGCTCGCGGGACAGGACCGTGGAGGTCGCCGAGCGGTATCAGGACGCCCGGATTCGCGTCCTCCGGAACGAGCAGAACCAGGGGCCATCCCAGAGCCGGAACATCGCCATCGACCACGCGCAGGGTGAGTGGGTGGCCGTCCTGGATGCCGATGATTGGTGGAAGCCACAGCGTCTGGAGCGCCTGCTGGCGCTCGCTGAAACATCCCAGGCGGCCATCGTCTGTGATGATTTGCTGCTGGTCCCAGAAGGGGAGCCGCACCCCAAGGTGACCTTCTTCCAGACGCAGGCCCGGAGATGGGGACGGATTGAGAAGCCGTTCCAGGTGGATGCGCTGAAGATGGCGGTGGATGACTATGGGTTCCTGAAACCCATGTTTCGCAAGTCATTCCTCGATGCCAGGGAGCTTCGCTACAAACCCGCCCTGAGGGCCGGTGAGGACTTCGAGTTCCTGCTTCGCTGCCTGCTTGGGGGCGGCCAGATGGTTGTGTCGCACGAAGCGATGTACTGCTACCGCAGCCGGGCGGATTCGCTGACCGCGGATCCCGTGAAGTGTCTGACCCGCATCCTCGACATGGCGGATGAGCTGCTGGGCTCCCTGGATCCGCACGCGCATGGGCAGGTCGTCGAGGCGATGGGTCTCTATCGCGGCCGGAAGCAAGGGGAGCTGGAGGACGCGCGCTTCCGGGGGCCCCTTCAAAAGGGAGCGTGGGGGGAGTGCATGGCCTTGGCCTTGAGAAACCCCGCGAAGCTTCCGCGGTACATGCCGATGGTGGGTCGTCAGCTCCTTGCGTTGGCCGTCTCAAGGGCGCGCGGCGGCGCCGCGGCTCGCTGA